A single Blastococcus colisei DNA region contains:
- a CDS encoding NTP transferase domain-containing protein, producing the protein MRTSDRVLTTVLRGRSPARSTRLHTAQPPLQVVILAAGMGTRLGRDHPKPLTPLTDGRSILRRQLDGLRAVLGDDVPITAVVGFRSEMIMQAAPELTFAYNPDFATTNTSKSLLRGLRNSREGGVLWLNGDVVFDPAVLELALPCLRSDQSFVCVDTSTVADEEVKYTLDDEGYVRELSKTVVGGLGEAVGINFVSAADKPALIEHLSACGAQDYFERGMETAIEEQGLRFRPVDISEFAAVEVDFETDLQRANTLLPGTLNHVVDEVAEVG; encoded by the coding sequence GTGCGGACCTCTGATCGTGTTCTGACCACCGTCCTGCGCGGCCGGTCGCCCGCGCGCTCCACCCGGCTGCACACCGCGCAGCCGCCGCTGCAGGTGGTCATCCTGGCCGCCGGGATGGGCACGCGCCTCGGCCGCGACCACCCGAAGCCGCTCACGCCCCTCACCGACGGCCGCAGCATTCTGCGGCGCCAACTCGACGGGCTGCGCGCCGTCCTCGGCGACGACGTGCCGATCACCGCCGTGGTCGGCTTCCGGAGCGAGATGATCATGCAGGCGGCCCCGGAGCTGACGTTCGCCTACAACCCGGACTTCGCCACGACCAACACGTCCAAGAGCCTGCTGCGCGGGCTGCGCAACTCCCGCGAGGGCGGCGTGCTGTGGCTCAACGGCGACGTGGTCTTCGATCCCGCGGTGCTCGAGCTGGCCCTTCCCTGCCTGCGGAGCGACCAGAGCTTCGTCTGCGTCGACACCAGCACGGTGGCCGACGAGGAGGTCAAGTACACCCTCGACGACGAGGGCTACGTCCGGGAGCTGTCCAAGACGGTGGTCGGCGGCCTCGGAGAGGCCGTGGGCATCAACTTCGTGTCCGCCGCCGACAAGCCCGCGCTGATCGAGCACCTGAGCGCCTGCGGAGCCCAGGACTACTTCGAGCGCGGCATGGAGACGGCCATCGAGGAGCAGGGGCTGCGGTTCCGCCCGGTCGACATCTCCGAGTTCGCCGCGGTTGAGGTCGACTTCGAGACCGACCTGCAGCGGGCCAACACGCTCCTCCCCGGGACGCTCAACCACGTCGTCGACGAGGTCGCCGAGGTCGGCTGA
- a CDS encoding SCO family protein has translation MSSAVGGRLRPAPAAVPLIAIMLSVLVALAGCGGEATAEGQAEGGHDHSGAPATVEGPEDRYAGIDLPEPYRRPSFTLTDTTGASFDFEAMTTGRPTLLFFGYTNCPDICPTTMADVAVALRGLDAVPEDLQVVFVTTDPATDTPEVLGEYLDRFDADLPVSFIGLTGDQAVIDQAQLSTGVPLAEDQGRLHSSMLLLYGSDDEADVAFNTGNTARDIAADLRLVAEGT, from the coding sequence GTGAGCTCCGCCGTCGGCGGCCGCCTGCGCCCGGCGCCGGCGGCCGTGCCCCTGATCGCCATCATGCTGTCCGTGCTCGTGGCCCTGGCCGGCTGCGGCGGCGAGGCGACGGCAGAAGGGCAGGCCGAGGGCGGTCACGACCACTCGGGTGCCCCTGCCACCGTCGAGGGGCCGGAGGACCGGTACGCCGGTATCGACCTCCCCGAGCCCTACCGCCGGCCGTCGTTCACGCTCACCGACACCACCGGGGCATCGTTCGACTTCGAGGCGATGACGACGGGGCGCCCGACGCTGCTGTTCTTCGGCTACACGAACTGCCCCGACATCTGCCCGACGACCATGGCCGACGTGGCGGTGGCGCTGCGCGGGCTGGACGCCGTCCCCGAGGACCTGCAGGTGGTGTTCGTGACCACCGACCCGGCGACCGACACGCCGGAGGTCCTGGGCGAGTACCTCGACCGGTTCGACGCCGACCTCCCCGTGTCGTTCATCGGCCTCACCGGCGACCAGGCGGTGATCGACCAGGCGCAGCTGTCCACCGGGGTGCCCCTGGCCGAGGACCAGGGGCGGCTGCACTCGTCGATGCTGCTGCTGTACGGAAGCGATGACGAAGCGGACGTCGCCTTCAACACCGGTAACACCGCCCGGGACATCGCTGCGGACCTGCGTCTGGTCGCGGAGGGCACGTGA
- a CDS encoding YcnI family protein, with protein MLSSSIVLPRPLARLVVLAAAVLAALAASIVVAATASAHVGVSSQDAVPGGYGKLTFRVPNESDTASTVGLRIQIPPGAALASLRVQPVPGWTATLTTADLDEPLENHGQEISSYVSVVEFRADDGGGIAPGQFQEFALSGGPFPETDQLAFPTVQLYSDGSESAWIEPSVDGQEEPERPAPVLSLTAASTEGEEAGAATTTATAAAGEDADHAHGEAENEPAGLALFLSILALLAGIGGVVLGWRANRRTVSS; from the coding sequence ATGCTGTCGAGTTCGATAGTCCTGCCCCGCCCCCTCGCCCGGCTCGTCGTCCTCGCGGCGGCGGTCCTGGCCGCGCTCGCCGCCTCGATCGTCGTCGCGGCCACCGCGTCCGCTCATGTGGGCGTCTCCAGCCAGGACGCCGTCCCCGGCGGCTATGGGAAGCTCACCTTCCGCGTGCCCAACGAGAGCGACACCGCCAGCACGGTCGGACTGCGCATCCAGATCCCCCCGGGGGCGGCGCTGGCCTCGTTGCGCGTCCAGCCGGTGCCCGGCTGGACGGCGACCCTCACCACGGCCGACCTCGACGAGCCGCTGGAGAACCACGGCCAGGAGATCAGCTCCTACGTCTCGGTGGTGGAGTTCCGCGCGGACGACGGCGGCGGCATCGCCCCCGGACAGTTCCAGGAGTTCGCCCTCTCCGGCGGGCCGTTCCCCGAGACCGACCAGCTGGCGTTCCCCACGGTGCAGCTCTACAGCGACGGTAGCGAGTCGGCCTGGATCGAGCCGTCGGTCGACGGTCAGGAGGAGCCCGAGCGCCCCGCGCCGGTGCTGAGCCTCACCGCCGCCTCCACAGAGGGGGAGGAGGCAGGCGCGGCGACGACGACGGCGACGGCCGCCGCGGGAGAAGACGCCGACCACGCCCACGGCGAGGCGGAGAACGAGCCGGCCGGGCTGGCGCTCTTCCTCTCCATCCTGGCGCTGCTCGCCGGCATCGGCGGCGTCGTCCTCGGCTGGCGGGCGAACCGACGTACCGTGTCGTCGTGA
- a CDS encoding FixH family protein, translated as MRRSWFLLVALVAVWLGGVVTAPPAAAHATLVSTDPGEGARLDAVPEEVTLEFSEGVSLGAGYARVLGADGERVDTGAAAVDGRVLTIPLRPDLPDAGYLVTYRVVSADSHPIAGAYSFVVGDGELVSAAGGVGEDATDPVVAAALPASRWLGFAGLALAIGVPVLVLFCWPGGWGSTRLRRLATWGAWAVAASAVLTFLLQGPYTAATGPGSVLDPSLLSATASSVAGWTLLARAVLAAVLALVLRPVWRQGSPPSVPRTVVAGVLAVGLVVGTAAIGHPVAGPWPGLAVPVAAVHAAGMAVWLGGLAALLAVVLRPGVPAADLAGVLTPWSRIAFGAVAALVVTGTVQAVREVESPTALFVTTYGWVLVAKLVLVLLILAAAGVSRVWVQQRLGVRRPRQGGRRTLTAHAFAADGVAEEVAEAAGLRVRMQSEGAVEHVPALRRSVLVEFAVAAVVLALSAVLVGTPPARSAVVRPVDVLVPLQGSSGPVGSVQISVDPARPGPNTLHLYLFDDTGRLTQPAEITVSLTEPSQDIGPLDVELAPAGPGHYVGDGMNIPGAGTWTLAVSVRLDEFTAATARTDFPVR; from the coding sequence GTGAGGCGCTCCTGGTTCCTGCTGGTCGCGCTCGTCGCCGTCTGGCTCGGCGGCGTCGTCACCGCCCCTCCGGCCGCCGCGCACGCCACCCTCGTCTCCACCGACCCGGGCGAGGGCGCGCGCCTGGACGCCGTGCCGGAGGAGGTGACGCTGGAGTTCAGCGAGGGTGTCTCCCTGGGGGCGGGGTACGCCCGCGTCCTGGGGGCCGATGGCGAGCGGGTGGACACCGGCGCCGCGGCCGTCGACGGCCGGGTGCTCACCATCCCCCTGCGGCCGGACCTGCCCGACGCCGGCTACCTCGTCACCTACCGGGTCGTCTCGGCCGACTCGCACCCGATCGCGGGCGCGTACTCCTTCGTCGTCGGCGACGGCGAGCTGGTGTCGGCCGCCGGAGGGGTGGGGGAGGACGCCACCGACCCGGTCGTGGCCGCTGCCCTCCCGGCGAGCCGCTGGCTGGGCTTCGCCGGTCTCGCGCTGGCCATCGGGGTTCCCGTCCTGGTCCTGTTCTGCTGGCCCGGCGGCTGGGGGTCCACCAGGCTCCGGCGGCTGGCCACGTGGGGGGCCTGGGCCGTCGCCGCCTCGGCCGTCCTGACCTTCCTCCTGCAGGGGCCGTACACGGCGGCCACCGGCCCCGGCTCGGTCCTCGACCCGTCGCTGCTGTCGGCCACGGCCTCCTCCGTGGCCGGCTGGACGCTGCTCGCCCGGGCGGTCCTCGCCGCCGTGCTGGCGCTGGTCCTCCGGCCGGTCTGGCGCCAGGGCTCGCCGCCGTCGGTCCCCCGGACGGTGGTGGCCGGAGTCCTGGCGGTCGGCCTGGTCGTGGGCACCGCGGCCATCGGGCACCCGGTGGCCGGGCCCTGGCCGGGCCTCGCCGTGCCCGTCGCGGCGGTGCACGCGGCCGGGATGGCCGTCTGGCTGGGTGGCCTGGCCGCCCTGCTCGCCGTGGTGCTGCGGCCGGGGGTCCCGGCGGCGGACCTCGCCGGGGTGCTCACGCCGTGGTCGCGAATCGCGTTCGGCGCGGTCGCCGCGCTGGTGGTGACCGGGACGGTGCAGGCCGTTCGCGAGGTGGAATCGCCGACGGCGCTGTTCGTCACCACCTACGGCTGGGTGCTGGTGGCCAAGCTCGTCCTGGTCCTGCTCATCCTCGCCGCGGCCGGGGTGTCCCGGGTGTGGGTCCAGCAGCGCCTGGGCGTCCGGCGACCGCGGCAGGGTGGACGTCGCACGCTGACCGCCCACGCCTTCGCCGCGGACGGCGTGGCCGAGGAGGTGGCCGAGGCTGCGGGGCTGCGCGTACGGATGCAGTCCGAGGGCGCGGTCGAGCACGTGCCGGCCCTGCGCCGGTCGGTGCTCGTGGAGTTCGCGGTCGCGGCGGTGGTGCTGGCGCTGTCGGCGGTGCTGGTGGGCACCCCGCCGGCGCGCTCGGCCGTCGTCCGGCCGGTCGACGTGCTGGTGCCCCTGCAGGGCAGCAGCGGACCGGTCGGGAGCGTGCAGATCTCGGTCGACCCGGCGCGGCCGGGGCCCAACACGCTGCACCTCTACCTCTTCGACGACACCGGCCGGCTCACCCAACCGGCCGAGATCACCGTGAGCCTCACCGAGCCGTCGCAGGACATCGGCCCGCTGGACGTGGAGCTGGCGCCCGCCGGCCCGGGCCACTACGTCGGCGACGGGATGAACATCCCGGGGGCCGGCACCTGGACGCTGGCCGTCAGCGTCCGGCTCGACGAGTTCACCGCCGCCACCGCCCGTACCGATTTCCCGGTCCGCTGA
- a CDS encoding zf-HC2 domain-containing protein, translating to MPCTPFREAVSARIDGEALEMPSRELDDHLAACPDCAAWAGEAARVSRRVRLVPAPPVPDLTAAVLSALPRELPGAAAAARARLADSALRLALVAVGVAQAALAWPGRCWRPGRGR from the coding sequence ATGCCGTGCACTCCGTTCCGCGAGGCCGTCTCCGCGCGTATCGACGGGGAGGCCCTCGAGATGCCCTCCCGCGAGCTGGACGACCACCTCGCCGCCTGCCCCGACTGCGCGGCGTGGGCGGGTGAGGCGGCCCGGGTGAGCCGCCGGGTGCGGCTGGTTCCCGCACCCCCCGTGCCCGACCTGACCGCCGCGGTGCTGAGCGCCCTGCCCCGTGAGCTCCCGGGCGCGGCCGCGGCGGCCCGTGCCCGTCTCGCGGACTCCGCGCTGCGCCTGGCGCTGGTGGCCGTCGGGGTCGCCCAGGCGGCCCTGGCCTGGCCTGGCCGGTGCTGGCGTCCGGGGCGGGGGCGATGA